One genomic window of Paenisporosarcina antarctica includes the following:
- a CDS encoding DUF6526 family protein, which yields MKSQDYKTHVRLHPLYHYVLLSLLLGTLIVSIINLVRSINSEDNVLQSILLLLMVASISITAILVRLYSMKIQDRAIRAEENLRHFVLTGKLLDPNLSNGQIIALRFADEKEFPTLSERAVKENLKPNEIKKAIVNWKADNNRV from the coding sequence ATGAAATCACAAGATTATAAAACACATGTACGGTTGCACCCGCTTTATCATTATGTTTTATTAAGTCTACTACTTGGGACATTGATCGTTTCTATTATCAATTTGGTTCGCTCAATTAATTCAGAAGACAATGTTTTGCAATCTATCTTACTTTTACTGATGGTCGCGAGCATCAGTATTACTGCAATCCTTGTCAGATTATATTCAATGAAAATCCAAGATCGAGCTATCCGAGCGGAAGAGAATTTACGTCATTTTGTTTTAACAGGAAAATTATTAGATCCAAATCTCAGCAATGGACAAATCATTGCCTTACGTTTTGCTGATGAAAAGGAGTTTCCAACTCTTAGTGAACGTGCAGTGAAAGAAAATCTTAAGCCAAATGAGATTAAGAAAGCCATTGTAAACTGGAAAGCTGACAACAATCGAGTATAA
- a CDS encoding VOC family protein has translation MNFNGNCREAVEYYTEVFKTEEPKIMTFGEMPPSEEYPLPEEAKNLIMHTRLNMCGSVVMFSDIFPGMTFVQGTNITLAIVSEDLGEIKSLFNQLKVDGTVGMELQETFWSKCYGSVKDKFGIEWQFNYGTGEM, from the coding sequence GAGAAGCGGTAGAATATTACACAGAGGTATTTAAAACAGAAGAACCAAAAATTATGACATTTGGTGAAATGCCGCCGAGTGAAGAGTATCCCCTTCCGGAAGAAGCTAAAAATCTAATTATGCACACTCGTTTAAATATGTGTGGGAGTGTTGTTATGTTTTCTGATATATTCCCTGGTATGACTTTTGTTCAGGGTACTAACATCACTCTTGCAATCGTTAGTGAAGACTTAGGTGAGATTAAGTCATTATTTAATCAATTAAAAGTAGACGGAACAGTTGGTATGGAGCTTCAAGAAACATTTTGGAGCAAATGTTACGGAAGTGTCAAAGATAAGTTTGGGATTGAATGGCAATTTAACTACGGAACTGGCGAAATGTAA
- a CDS encoding ABC transporter ATP-binding protein produces MKNQEETMIEVKNLVKKYGSFTAVNGIGFSVKKGEIFGLLGPNGAGKSTTLEMMVGLRKPDGGTAIIGGFDISRDLKKVKEVIGIQLQSTTLFELLTVEEILRLYASFYQKNVSIPDLIEEMSLTEKAKSRIKTLSGGQKQRLAIALALVHDPWILFLDEPTTGLDPQARRTLWDIVLKLKAKGKTTVLTTHYMDEAHVLCDRIAIMDQGNLIALDTPSGLVKSLESDSAVEFQFEGEFLKDELESLNGVKQVGNRKDTYVLYTDDLQVTLISLIQLTSLKNLKLTDLQTRTSTLEDVFIHMTGRSLREE; encoded by the coding sequence ATGAAAAATCAGGAAGAAACAATGATTGAAGTAAAAAATCTTGTAAAGAAATACGGTAGCTTTACAGCTGTTAATGGGATTGGCTTTTCTGTGAAAAAAGGTGAAATATTTGGTTTACTTGGACCAAATGGAGCGGGAAAGTCGACAACGTTAGAAATGATGGTGGGCCTGCGAAAACCTGATGGTGGAACAGCAATAATCGGTGGATTTGATATTTCACGAGACTTAAAGAAAGTCAAAGAAGTAATTGGAATTCAACTACAATCTACAACATTATTCGAACTGCTTACTGTTGAAGAAATCCTTCGCTTGTATGCAAGTTTTTATCAAAAAAACGTATCAATTCCTGATTTAATTGAGGAAATGAGTTTAACAGAGAAAGCCAAGAGTCGAATCAAGACTCTTTCGGGTGGTCAGAAACAACGTTTGGCGATTGCGCTTGCTCTAGTTCATGATCCTTGGATACTTTTCTTGGATGAACCTACGACTGGTCTCGATCCTCAGGCTAGACGAACGCTATGGGATATTGTCTTAAAATTAAAAGCAAAAGGTAAGACCACAGTATTAACCACACATTATATGGATGAAGCTCATGTTCTTTGTGACCGAATTGCCATCATGGATCAAGGCAATCTCATTGCTTTAGACACCCCTTCAGGACTCGTTAAAAGTTTAGAGTCTGATAGTGCGGTAGAATTTCAATTTGAAGGCGAGTTTCTGAAGGATGAGCTTGAATCGCTTAATGGAGTGAAACAAGTAGGCAATCGTAAGGATACATATGTTCTGTACACCGACGATCTTCAGGTGACATTGATTAGTTTAATACAATTGACTTCCTTAAAAAATTTGAAATTGACGGACCTTCAAACTAGAACATCCACGTTAGAAGACGTCTTTATTCATATGACAGGAAGGAGTCTGAGAGAAGAATGA
- a CDS encoding ABC transporter permease: protein MKAYWQLTLSQLRIFLRNRQVLFWTLAFPIFLMVMLGTFLGNGNGISVSIGVVDQDQTTQSKEFSKVLSTNEAIRLESSISEENALDRVKKGDLQLVVIIPKGYEEMMKEKENTESFELPVYYNETNLAISQVGLTIVSSVVDGISKEEANYTPSIVTDSRGVEALDLKYIDFLVPGILAMMIMSNNMNGVAGQIAAWRERGILRRMQGTTLKASTFIAAQITARLMLNGMQALIVLAVANLIFGISVNGSWLSLITFVILGTLAFMAIGFIIAGIAKTPESASPIAAFLSFPMLFLGGVFFPIRDMPDYLQPIVNVLPISHLSHALRETMNVGTPFMDLGSNALILGCWLVGAFIVASYTFKWE from the coding sequence ATGAAGGCATATTGGCAATTAACTCTATCCCAGCTACGTATATTCCTTCGAAATCGCCAAGTTTTATTTTGGACACTCGCATTCCCGATATTTCTAATGGTGATGCTTGGCACTTTTTTAGGAAATGGAAATGGCATATCTGTCTCTATTGGTGTAGTGGATCAAGATCAAACGACACAGTCAAAAGAATTCTCTAAAGTACTTAGCACCAATGAAGCCATTCGACTTGAATCAAGCATTAGCGAAGAGAATGCTCTAGATCGAGTGAAAAAAGGAGATCTTCAACTAGTTGTAATCATCCCAAAAGGTTACGAAGAAATGATGAAGGAGAAAGAAAACACTGAGTCTTTTGAGCTCCCAGTCTATTACAATGAAACTAATCTTGCCATTTCACAAGTGGGCTTAACAATAGTTAGTAGTGTTGTTGATGGGATTAGTAAGGAAGAAGCGAATTACACACCAAGCATTGTAACCGATTCACGCGGAGTTGAAGCGTTGGATTTGAAATATATTGATTTCTTAGTACCAGGTATTCTGGCAATGATGATCATGAGTAACAATATGAACGGAGTAGCAGGGCAGATTGCCGCTTGGAGAGAGCGCGGCATTTTAAGAAGAATGCAAGGGACTACATTAAAAGCTTCCACATTTATCGCCGCACAAATTACTGCGAGATTAATGTTAAATGGAATGCAGGCACTTATCGTATTAGCTGTGGCCAACCTAATTTTCGGAATTAGTGTAAATGGATCCTGGTTAAGTTTAATTACCTTTGTTATTTTAGGAACACTTGCCTTTATGGCGATTGGATTTATCATTGCTGGAATTGCAAAAACACCTGAAAGTGCTTCACCAATAGCTGCTTTTTTATCTTTTCCTATGTTGTTCTTAGGGGGCGTATTTTTCCCTATCCGTGATATGCCAGATTACCTTCAACCGATTGTGAACGTTTTACCGATTTCTCATTTAAGTCATGCTTTGCGTGAAACAATGAATGTAGGAACACCTTTTATGGATCTTGGTTCAAATGCACTAATATTGGGGTGTTGGCTTGTTGGAGCATTCATAGTAGCAAGTTACACATTTAAATGGGAATAG
- a CDS encoding PaaI family thioesterase, giving the protein MTVEKVEQVEQVLRAIQDDYPDDFAWCYGCGQLNENGHHFRTGWQGENTITIYNPSPDHIALPGFVYGGVVASLIDCHGTGSAALMLHRKNGHEVGDDAEPPRFVTASLKVEFKKPTPHGVPLKAIGTVHEIHPKKWKVDVEVFANDILCATGEVMAVVMPSTFTKKE; this is encoded by the coding sequence ATGACAGTGGAGAAGGTTGAACAGGTTGAGCAGGTGTTAAGAGCAATTCAAGATGATTATCCAGATGATTTTGCATGGTGCTATGGGTGTGGTCAATTAAATGAAAATGGTCATCATTTTCGGACAGGTTGGCAAGGTGAAAATACAATAACTATTTACAATCCATCACCAGATCATATCGCACTTCCTGGCTTTGTTTATGGAGGCGTGGTTGCATCACTAATTGATTGTCATGGGACAGGTTCAGCGGCATTAATGTTACATCGCAAAAACGGACATGAAGTAGGAGATGATGCGGAGCCTCCTCGTTTTGTGACAGCTTCTTTAAAAGTAGAGTTTAAAAAGCCGACTCCACATGGCGTGCCGTTAAAAGCAATTGGAACTGTACATGAAATACACCCGAAAAAGTGGAAAGTAGATGTAGAAGTCTTTGCTAATGATATTCTTTGTGCTACTGGAGAAGTTATGGCTGTAGTAATGCCAAGCACTTTTACAAAAAAAGAGTAG